CCGCCCGCCTGCGCGGTAACAGCGACTTCGCCGCGCAGCTGCGGGACAGCGGCGCGGACGTGGCCGTCACCTGCGCGTACGGCAAGATCCTGCCCGCCGACCTGCTCGCCGTGCCCCGCCACGGCTTCCTGAACACGCACACCAGCCTCCTGCCGCGCCTGCGCGGCGCGGCCCCCATCCAGTGGGCCATCATCGGCGGGGAACGCGTGACCGGCACCACCATCATGCAGACGGACCCCGGCATGGACACCGGCCCCATCCTGCTGCAGCAGGAACTCGCGGTGCAGCCGCACTGGACTGCGCCGGACCTCGCGGACGCCCTGCAGGCGCAGGCCAGCACCCTGATCGTGCAGGCCCTGCACGCCCTGGGGCAGCTGACGCCCACCCCGCAGGACGACGCGCTCGCCACGCACGCCCCCATGCTCAGCAAGGCGGACGGCGACGTGCGCTGGCACGACCCCGCGGCCGCCGTG
This genomic window from Deinococcus aquiradiocola contains:
- the fmt gene encoding methionyl-tRNA formyltransferase, giving the protein MTGGPKVAFFGSPAFAVPVLDAIREAFEVVLVVTQPDKPVGRGLRLTPPPVAAHAATLGLPLAQPARLRGNSDFAAQLRDSGADVAVTCAYGKILPADLLAVPRHGFLNTHTSLLPRLRGAAPIQWAIIGGERVTGTTIMQTDPGMDTGPILLQQELAVQPHWTAPDLADALQAQASTLIVQALHALGQLTPTPQDDALATHAPMLSKADGDVRWHDPAAAVYDRYRGVYAWPQTTATFAGKRVKLNAVRPAAGQGQPGEVLEVTADGVTVACGEGAVLLVTVQPESRKPMPAADWWRGTNARPGDRFDTGTPA